The Apium graveolens cultivar Ventura chromosome 6, ASM990537v1, whole genome shotgun sequence genome contains a region encoding:
- the LOC141665211 gene encoding protein FAR1-RELATED SEQUENCE 5-like, whose protein sequence is MTRSLIELFNKSGIETSKVMKFLSETKGGVENLGFSNQDVRNVIRDIRCQVFDSGDAECGLLLLRELQENSFGNFFYRVDVDDENRVRGLVWVDPRSMNAYKNFGDVVTFDSTYRTTRYCMPYIPITGVNHHYQNILFGFALVRDETGASYEWILRTWLEAVDNKPPRIIITDQDIVLGNAIAEVMPMPQTKHTYCTWHISSKFFEKLSYLYTNYPDSKTEFNACVYKSLTPTEFEGRREQLVENLTSKVITKNIKYHGIYISRVNTLKTIPPFS, encoded by the coding sequence ATGACGCGATCATTGATTGAGTTGTTTAACAAATCGGGAATTGAGACGAGCAAAGTAATGAAGTTTCTTAGCGAGACAAAGGGGGGTGTTGAAAATCTTGGTTTTTCTAATCAAGACGTACGTAATGTCATACGTGATATTCGGTGCCAAGTGTTTGATTCGGGTGATGCGGAGTGCGGATTACTTTTGCTACGAGAACTACAAGAAAATAGTTTTGGTAATTTCTTTTATCGGGTGGATGTAGATGATGAGAATCGTGTACGGGGTTTGGTGTGGGTTGATCCTCGGTCCATGAACGCATACAAGAATTTTGGTGATGTGGTTACGTTCGATTCAACTTACCGGACGACTAGGTATTGTATGCCTTACATACCTATTACGGGCGTaaaccaccattatcaaaatatACTATTTGGATTTGCACTCGTAAGGGATGAGACTGGGGCATCGTACGAGTGGATTTTGAGGACATGGTTAGAAGCCGTCGATAATAAACCGCCTCGAATAATTATTACTGATCAAGACATTGTATTGGGAAATGCCATTGCTGAGGTCATGCCTATGCCACAAACAAAGCATACATATTGTACATGGCATATAAGTAGTAAGTTTTTCGAGAAGTTGTCTTATTTATACACAAATTATCCGGACTCCAAGACAGAGTTTAATGCATGTGTGTACAAGTCGTTGACACCTACAGAATTTGAAGGTAGACGGGAGCAATTAGTCGAGAATTTGACTAGTAAAGTAATTACGAAGAACATAAAATACCATGGCATATATATATCGAGAGTAAATACTCTTAAGACTATCCCCCCATTCAGCTAG